In Fusobacterium varium, the following are encoded in one genomic region:
- the zupT gene encoding zinc transporter ZupT has product MFEDAALRALILSFFAGMSTLLGALTIFFANKKSEKLVTVSLGFAGGVMLSVSFTDLLPNATQLLSEYYNEKLGIFLSVVFLLVGVLFAAMLDRFVPHEPEPDGDGKKHENLFRVGFVSTLAIGLHNFPEGIATFMAGYEDLTLGVSIALAITMHNIPEGISVAMPIYFATGSKLKAFKYTFLSGIAEPIGALLAFLVLKPFINGLTLGMIFGVISGIMLYIAIEELLPSSKQYGYSKEALMAIFAGIILMPLTHII; this is encoded by the coding sequence ATGTTTGAAGATGCTGCTTTAAGAGCTCTAATTTTGTCTTTCTTTGCTGGAATGTCAACTTTATTAGGTGCTCTTACTATCTTTTTTGCTAATAAAAAAAGTGAAAAATTAGTTACTGTTTCATTAGGGTTTGCTGGAGGAGTTATGTTAAGTGTTTCTTTTACTGACTTACTACCTAATGCAACTCAACTTTTAAGTGAATATTATAATGAAAAACTTGGTATTTTTCTAAGTGTAGTTTTCCTTCTTGTAGGGGTTCTTTTTGCTGCAATGTTGGATAGATTTGTTCCACATGAGCCTGAACCTGATGGGGATGGAAAAAAACATGAAAATCTTTTTAGAGTGGGATTTGTCTCTACTCTTGCTATTGGGTTACATAACTTTCCTGAAGGAATAGCAACTTTTATGGCTGGATATGAAGATTTGACTTTAGGTGTTTCTATTGCTCTTGCTATTACAATGCACAATATTCCTGAAGGAATTTCAGTGGCTATGCCAATATACTTTGCTACTGGTAGCAAGTTAAAAGCTTTTAAATATACTTTTCTATCTGGTATAGCTGAACCTATTGGAGCTCTCCTTGCTTTCCTAGTTTTAAAACCATTTATTAACGGTTTAACATTGGGAATGATATTTGGAGTTATCTCTGGAATTATGCTTTATATTGCTATCGAGGAATTATTGCCAAGTTCTAAACAGTATGGATATTCTAAAGAGGCTCTTATGGCAATTTTTGCTGGAATTATTCTTATGCCTCTTACTCATATAATCTAA